The proteins below are encoded in one region of Akkermansiaceae bacterium:
- a CDS encoding serine/threonine protein kinase gives MSPQLEFNCPSPAELARLIPGYEVTELVSSSIRGALYHAKQISLDRTVTIKVLPPEIGQDATLRNAFETEAKAMARLNHPNLVDVFDFGDIQGMLYIIMEHVPGRSLFETTHGHHVDQKESSRLVADLCHGLEHAHQAGIVHRALNPHNVLINNEAQAKIVDFGIAGLTGVDTGDEISSYSAPELFQHGGVVDAKADIYSAGMMLYELIVGQLPSNPYQPPSQVRNCRPELDQIIYRAIQPDPANRFESAGEMAKSIEEMLKKMGAAPTQQVIKTMMTSAAASSASRRPATAIHVAKPSNTPAIVVSLLTVAVIIGIAAVVINSASETPDGKPGKSTTQPSGAQNNSQLNKHDGPPKPVQPKKRPKHDRDITNHQPRVPVTPPEPEGPPEPVTPPEPKDTGVADTPPPVAPAPPVKPAPPEFDIDAWLLKARDYMQNKGRYILSDYDKALLANIDRFERDVKRVIRKLDRNLRKPAELSAEETFEKFRLLGRLPEETDKDTPKHIKDLYKAALLDQEEVDAKFLTQFTKLRITYIQGLDKQISILRKEGNDRHADSLEEEISLTQKEMARFIRILRGQEPDPEPEPDPEDKNEKDKKGKRGRKNNKNAGNNDKKD, from the coding sequence ATGTCGCCCCAACTAGAATTCAACTGCCCAAGCCCGGCAGAACTCGCCCGGCTGATACCCGGCTATGAGGTAACCGAACTTGTATCGTCCAGTATCCGTGGCGCTCTCTATCACGCCAAACAAATTTCATTGGATCGCACGGTCACCATCAAGGTCCTGCCCCCTGAAATCGGCCAGGATGCCACCCTCCGAAACGCCTTTGAAACCGAGGCCAAGGCAATGGCCCGCCTCAACCACCCCAACCTGGTCGATGTCTTCGATTTTGGCGACATCCAGGGCATGCTTTACATCATCATGGAGCACGTCCCAGGCAGGTCCCTCTTCGAGACAACACACGGCCATCATGTGGACCAGAAGGAAAGCTCCCGCCTGGTCGCCGACCTTTGTCACGGTCTCGAACATGCCCACCAGGCCGGGATTGTTCACCGGGCCCTCAACCCCCACAATGTGCTGATCAATAACGAGGCGCAGGCAAAAATCGTCGACTTCGGCATCGCTGGCCTGACAGGCGTTGATACCGGTGACGAGATATCTAGTTACAGTGCCCCCGAGCTTTTCCAACATGGGGGCGTGGTGGATGCCAAGGCCGACATCTATTCAGCCGGCATGATGCTCTATGAACTCATTGTCGGGCAGCTGCCGAGCAATCCTTATCAACCTCCCTCACAAGTCAGGAACTGCCGCCCCGAGCTGGACCAGATCATCTACCGTGCCATCCAGCCCGATCCGGCCAATCGCTTTGAATCCGCGGGTGAAATGGCCAAGTCCATCGAGGAGATGTTAAAAAAAATGGGGGCCGCCCCCACCCAGCAAGTCATCAAGACCATGATGACCTCGGCCGCTGCTTCATCTGCTTCACGCAGGCCCGCCACAGCGATCCATGTTGCCAAGCCATCCAATACGCCCGCCATTGTCGTCAGCCTGCTCACGGTCGCCGTCATCATCGGCATCGCTGCCGTCGTCATCAATTCGGCCTCGGAAACACCGGATGGCAAGCCTGGGAAATCCACCACCCAGCCATCCGGAGCTCAAAACAATTCTCAACTAAACAAACACGACGGACCACCGAAACCCGTTCAACCCAAAAAACGTCCCAAGCACGACCGGGACATCACCAACCATCAACCACGCGTACCAGTCACTCCCCCGGAACCAGAGGGTCCACCTGAACCAGTCACCCCCCCGGAGCCAAAAGACACCGGCGTGGCTGACACCCCACCGCCCGTGGCCCCGGCACCCCCCGTAAAGCCAGCCCCCCCGGAATTTGATATCGACGCATGGCTGCTGAAAGCGCGTGACTATATGCAGAACAAGGGGCGGTATATCCTCTCCGACTACGACAAGGCTCTGCTAGCCAACATTGACCGCTTCGAGCGCGATGTGAAACGTGTCATCCGCAAGCTCGACCGGAACCTCCGCAAACCGGCTGAACTTTCTGCCGAAGAAACTTTTGAAAAATTCCGACTTCTTGGCCGCCTACCCGAAGAAACCGACAAAGATACCCCGAAACACATCAAGGATCTCTACAAGGCGGCTCTGCTTGACCAGGAGGAGGTTGATGCCAAATTCCTCACCCAGTTTACCAAATTACGCATCACCTACATCCAGGGACTCGACAAACAAATCTCGATTCTGAGAAAAGAAGGCAATGACCGTCACGCCGACTCGCTGGAGGAGGAAATCTCACTGACGCAAAAAGAGATGGCGCGATTCATCCGCATCCTGAGAGGCCAGGAGCCGGATCCCGAGCCAGAACCCGATCCTGAGGACAAAAATGAAAAGGACAAAAAGGGTAAACGGGGCAGGAAAAACAATAAAAATGCCGGCAACAATGATAAAAAGGACTGA
- a CDS encoding protein kinase, with product MSTDPTPTDFTPPELEEIAKLLPAYDILSFIAKGGMGAVYMARQRSLDREVAIKVLPRHFGEDADFRASFEAEAKSMAKLNHPNLISIYDFGQIDGLLYIIMEMVQGKSLYHSSYGKTIDPTEAARIVASICHGLAHAHKYGILHRDIKPANILLDPSASPKIGDFGLARPVGDHEADSSFGTPGYTAPEVVHNPTAVDQSTDIYAVGAILYELLTSKLPDSNYIPAATLVHCDPRFDQIIRKAMHPTPALRYRSAEAMAEEIERVISGNKPPVGQLLQPASKPTTATAKTLLTAVPGTGKPALNTALTPGNTGSPAATTSTTPPVKVGSNIPFVRNIIIIIALLATIYIAWEGLKIVRVQREKENARIAELNEKQKQEAEAERKRKAEEAKKLHRPVPPPVPPPKNIPATPKVETARESLNRLRKALRAGKRDEMPKGTLTQAGRARFFIEDAMSWHQARQYCERYGGHLAVLPENTDLQWLCSKLGNQHTIWLGAGSAGNGAWRWIDGSPWKLAIRNTSKASYVAVNDTGVLDPQPGRTKHSFFIEWYLDGKTPATLENQLKRCAESIAKGSAQYPAGTISYDNRNFLLIQQDSDWNAARALAKLGGGVLAVPSNADENEWMLGLLASSMNKDQACWIGGLRKANHAWSWATGEPWQFARWGKGLPDEDESTDSACAVLPTRTWDDFPVDTALPCFLIEWSKDGEGHTTVKHTATASTGGIGQLHKKCALLVSSIIARYEKDFTNNIKGYEQELRAFHRTLPKSLQEAYGPGILEMQSRYVNNRIPEDIPRAAMPAKLAEILDSRLFRQRKTEAKCLAEIETLREKYRTNLFNIANEHKAKGLNFQLRKVQEEIDETKSGGQSFIDYMLGNG from the coding sequence ATGAGCACCGATCCCACACCAACAGATTTCACGCCTCCTGAGCTGGAAGAAATCGCCAAACTCCTGCCCGCCTATGATATTCTCTCATTCATAGCCAAAGGAGGCATGGGCGCCGTCTACATGGCCCGTCAAAGATCCCTTGACCGCGAGGTCGCCATCAAGGTCCTCCCACGCCACTTTGGCGAGGACGCCGATTTCCGCGCCTCCTTTGAAGCAGAAGCCAAGAGCATGGCCAAGCTCAATCACCCCAACCTGATCAGTATCTATGATTTCGGGCAAATCGACGGCCTGCTCTACATCATTATGGAAATGGTCCAGGGGAAATCCCTCTACCATTCATCCTACGGAAAAACCATCGACCCGACCGAAGCCGCGCGCATCGTTGCGAGTATCTGCCACGGCCTGGCCCATGCACACAAATACGGTATTCTCCACCGCGATATCAAACCGGCGAACATCCTCCTTGACCCCAGCGCATCCCCCAAAATCGGTGACTTCGGACTGGCCCGCCCCGTAGGGGACCACGAAGCGGACTCATCCTTTGGAACGCCGGGATACACAGCCCCGGAAGTTGTGCACAACCCTACCGCGGTGGACCAAAGCACGGATATCTACGCCGTCGGCGCCATCCTTTACGAACTCCTCACCAGCAAGTTGCCCGACAGTAACTATATCCCGGCAGCAACACTCGTCCACTGCGACCCGAGGTTCGATCAAATCATTCGCAAGGCGATGCACCCGACGCCCGCCCTGCGCTACCGCAGTGCAGAAGCCATGGCCGAGGAAATCGAGCGCGTCATCAGTGGCAACAAACCACCGGTCGGCCAGCTTCTCCAGCCAGCCTCCAAGCCAACCACGGCAACCGCAAAAACGCTGCTCACCGCCGTTCCCGGTACAGGCAAGCCCGCGCTCAACACTGCGCTCACCCCGGGTAACACTGGATCACCAGCAGCCACCACCTCGACGACCCCACCGGTGAAAGTGGGCTCCAACATCCCGTTTGTCCGCAATATCATCATCATCATCGCCCTGCTCGCCACCATCTATATCGCATGGGAAGGGCTCAAGATAGTCAGGGTCCAACGTGAGAAGGAAAACGCACGCATCGCTGAACTCAACGAAAAACAAAAACAGGAAGCCGAGGCTGAGCGCAAACGAAAAGCCGAGGAAGCCAAAAAGTTACACCGTCCAGTCCCCCCCCCCGTCCCTCCCCCAAAAAACATCCCCGCTACCCCCAAGGTTGAAACCGCGCGCGAGTCGTTGAATCGCCTTAGAAAAGCCCTGAGGGCTGGAAAACGCGACGAAATGCCCAAGGGCACACTGACCCAGGCGGGACGCGCCAGGTTTTTTATTGAGGATGCCATGAGCTGGCATCAAGCGCGACAATACTGCGAGCGCTATGGCGGCCATCTGGCCGTGCTTCCTGAAAACACCGATCTTCAGTGGCTCTGCTCAAAGCTGGGTAACCAACATACCATCTGGCTTGGCGCAGGCAGTGCCGGCAATGGCGCCTGGCGATGGATCGATGGCTCACCGTGGAAACTGGCGATCCGCAATACCTCCAAAGCCTCCTACGTTGCCGTCAACGATACAGGTGTCCTCGACCCCCAGCCGGGTCGGACCAAACACAGCTTTTTCATCGAATGGTATCTGGATGGCAAGACTCCGGCTACCCTCGAAAACCAGCTGAAACGTTGCGCCGAATCCATCGCAAAGGGATCGGCCCAGTACCCTGCGGGCACCATTTCCTACGACAACCGTAATTTCCTTCTCATCCAGCAGGACTCCGATTGGAACGCTGCACGCGCACTTGCCAAACTCGGTGGTGGTGTGCTCGCGGTGCCATCCAATGCGGACGAAAACGAATGGATGCTCGGGCTGCTCGCCTCCTCAATGAATAAAGACCAGGCGTGCTGGATCGGTGGCCTCCGTAAGGCCAACCACGCCTGGAGCTGGGCCACGGGTGAACCATGGCAATTCGCACGCTGGGGTAAGGGTTTACCCGATGAAGACGAATCCACCGACAGTGCCTGCGCTGTGCTGCCTACCCGTACATGGGACGACTTTCCGGTCGATACCGCCCTCCCCTGCTTTCTCATAGAATGGAGTAAAGACGGAGAGGGCCACACCACCGTCAAACATACAGCCACTGCCAGCACAGGAGGTATTGGCCAACTGCATAAAAAATGCGCCCTCCTGGTCAGCTCAATCATCGCCCGCTACGAGAAAGACTTCACGAACAATATCAAAGGCTACGAACAAGAGCTGCGGGCCTTTCATCGCACCCTCCCCAAGAGCCTCCAGGAAGCCTACGGACCTGGGATTCTGGAAATGCAAAGCCGCTACGTCAATAACCGCATTCCCGAAGATATCCCACGCGCCGCCATGCCAGCCAAATTAGCGGAGATACTCGATTCCCGACTATTCAGGCAACGCAAGACAGAGGCCAAGTGCCTCGCGGAAATCGAAACCCTGCGTGAAAAATACAGGACCAACCTGTTCAACATCGCCAATGAACATAAGGCGAAGGGCCTCAATTTCCAACTCCGCAAAGTCCAGGAGGAAATCGATGAGACCAAGTCAGGAGGCCAGAGCTTTATCGACTACATGCTGGGAAACGGTTAG
- a CDS encoding M23 family metallopeptidase codes for MARAKPISTRQRILYCFVAAIFIAVLGMATLGYMRSKNDRSVPVKSLASPQQADAPLGFPLPSTGAAPPFDPRFIQLSAFERASVPLATHMASAMGTESGALTYNAQPYWSNNPQRGGHHTGDDLNGIGGMNTDLGDPVYAIANGLVVYRGEPSPGWGKTLVLAHKNHEGTILLSMYAHLDKSFSPFNDLVSLGEVIGTVGTANLNYPAHLHLEMRDSTGIHIGHGYTSDPGESICPGETIRTYRTARTDSLSPNPLAIIRQEQIERRKEGFFGKE; via the coding sequence ATGGCCAGAGCCAAGCCCATCAGCACACGACAGAGAATCCTCTACTGCTTTGTCGCCGCCATATTCATTGCGGTCCTGGGTATGGCTACCCTGGGCTACATGCGTAGCAAGAATGATCGCAGCGTGCCGGTGAAATCCCTGGCATCACCTCAGCAGGCGGATGCTCCCCTTGGATTTCCCCTGCCCTCCACAGGGGCCGCCCCCCCATTCGATCCGCGGTTTATCCAACTAAGCGCTTTTGAGCGAGCCTCTGTGCCCTTGGCTACCCACATGGCATCCGCCATGGGAACCGAATCGGGCGCTCTCACCTACAACGCCCAACCCTACTGGAGCAACAACCCGCAAAGGGGAGGTCATCACACCGGCGATGACCTCAATGGTATCGGCGGTATGAATACCGATCTTGGCGACCCCGTCTACGCCATTGCCAACGGCTTGGTGGTCTACCGCGGCGAACCGTCGCCAGGTTGGGGGAAAACCCTGGTCCTGGCCCACAAGAACCATGAGGGGACCATCCTGCTCTCGATGTATGCCCACCTCGACAAGAGTTTTTCCCCATTCAATGATCTTGTCTCTCTCGGGGAGGTCATCGGCACGGTTGGCACCGCAAACCTCAACTACCCGGCCCACTTGCATCTGGAAATGAGGGACAGCACCGGCATCCACATCGGCCATGGCTACACATCCGATCCCGGCGAATCCATCTGCCCTGGCGAGACCATTCGGACATACCGGACAGCTCGCACCGACTCGCTTTCACCCAATCCGTTAGCCATCATCAGACAGGAACAGATCGAACGTCGCAAAGAGGGATTCTTTGGAAAAGAATGA
- a CDS encoding OmpA family protein — translation MEQTRSKTPLIFFGAVLLLSIVAVFLLVSKCSSDKATTDDGTTAADNSANSGDSSSITLTPDGKHVDDVNTGHTGTPEELVGRISEVTIRANDTGDIQPLVDILGQHALTPAQTEHLRQLAAASRLKLNQSTPFSSVQGVDNRWFLNMADRRRIYLDLSKTSDGKWQVNRITLPGATAGGTGDPTNPDNQVNPDEEQKAAAAVQGFLDAIIKLDPASARVYIDPTKVSYARIAGLCIIFEEGKYSLIKEKALRNMFLRDTSAGWLARVEAEGTGESAMFALNSKRKDNQSPWKITEVNLDKLLADYANRVSGGDIHYTPLIKNPKGGDSLVIYFDLDSNDLTLRTQRQLSIVANLLKTDAEKNLTISGHTDALGSDEYNLSLSKQRAEQVMQFLVDKGVARSQMKIIGYGKQKPRLPNTSEDGSDDPDGRRANRRAEILLDF, via the coding sequence ATGGAACAGACACGCTCCAAAACACCTCTGATTTTTTTCGGCGCAGTTCTTCTACTGAGTATCGTCGCGGTTTTTCTGCTCGTCAGTAAATGCTCTTCTGACAAGGCGACGACTGACGACGGTACTACTGCCGCTGACAACTCGGCTAACTCTGGAGACAGCTCAAGCATCACACTCACGCCCGATGGCAAACACGTTGATGACGTTAATACCGGCCATACCGGAACCCCCGAAGAATTGGTCGGTCGCATCAGCGAGGTTACGATCAGGGCCAACGATACCGGTGACATCCAACCTCTGGTCGACATCCTTGGACAACACGCCCTCACTCCCGCACAGACGGAGCACCTGCGCCAACTTGCCGCTGCATCCCGACTGAAACTAAACCAGTCAACCCCGTTCTCTTCGGTGCAGGGAGTCGATAACCGGTGGTTTCTCAACATGGCCGACCGGAGACGCATTTACCTCGACCTCTCCAAAACCAGCGACGGCAAATGGCAGGTGAACCGCATCACGCTTCCGGGGGCAACCGCCGGTGGAACAGGTGATCCTACCAACCCTGACAACCAGGTCAATCCCGACGAGGAACAAAAGGCTGCCGCCGCAGTCCAGGGATTCCTGGATGCCATCATCAAGCTCGACCCCGCCTCGGCTCGCGTATACATCGATCCCACCAAGGTCTCTTATGCGAGGATCGCCGGCCTTTGTATCATTTTCGAAGAAGGCAAATACAGCCTGATCAAGGAAAAAGCCCTGCGCAACATGTTCCTGCGTGATACCTCGGCGGGCTGGCTGGCCCGCGTTGAAGCAGAGGGCACCGGGGAATCCGCCATGTTTGCCCTGAACTCAAAACGCAAAGACAACCAGTCGCCTTGGAAAATCACCGAGGTCAATCTCGACAAGTTACTCGCTGACTACGCCAACCGGGTATCGGGTGGAGATATCCACTACACACCACTGATCAAAAACCCCAAGGGCGGCGACTCCCTGGTCATCTATTTCGACCTCGACTCCAATGATCTAACACTCCGGACCCAACGCCAACTCAGCATCGTTGCCAATTTACTCAAAACAGACGCTGAAAAAAACCTCACCATCTCCGGCCACACCGATGCCCTTGGGTCAGATGAATATAACCTCTCCCTTTCCAAACAGCGGGCGGAGCAGGTCATGCAGTTCCTGGTGGACAAAGGTGTCGCCCGAAGCCAGATGAAAATCATCGGCTACGGCAAACAAAAACCACGCCTACCCAATACCTCTGAAGACGGATCGGACGACCCAGACGGGCGCCGCGCCAATCGGCGTGCGGAAATACTTCTCGATTTCTAA
- a CDS encoding BlaI/MecI/CopY family transcriptional regulator has protein sequence MNRIEKGQMSRRERQIMDILYRLGQASAKDVLDNLPDPPSYSAVRALMATLENKGMVKHSKESRRYIYKPAITEQRARRSAMSNLLSTFFDGRPEKLVAALLDPNDMQLNKKEIDKIRQALDDEG, from the coding sequence ATGAACCGAATTGAAAAGGGGCAGATGTCACGTCGTGAGCGACAGATTATGGATATTCTCTATCGTCTTGGTCAGGCATCGGCGAAGGATGTCCTGGACAATCTGCCGGACCCTCCCTCGTATTCCGCCGTGCGTGCCCTGATGGCGACACTCGAAAACAAGGGGATGGTGAAACACAGCAAGGAGTCCCGACGTTATATCTACAAACCTGCCATCACCGAGCAACGCGCGCGTCGCTCGGCAATGAGCAATCTCCTGAGTACCTTCTTCGATGGTCGACCGGAGAAGTTGGTGGCTGCCTTACTTGACCCCAATGACATGCAGCTTAACAAAAAGGAAATCGACAAGATTCGCCAAGCGCTCGACGATGAAGGTTAG
- a CDS encoding M56 family metallopeptidase: protein MALLLTSILISLLAALWVWMAGRKDPRGRPWLTGLCMGMLLVLPLMTLLPKFHWELVAVGDSLAQSLHRDGSQWGVVAWLLVAWSVGAGLMAVRLIRRQRLLVRWVADSAPADCREWKSCMAQCVSMLGMKSLPALRVKMDLNSPVVTGLFKPVVLFPPSAQQWPEETVKMAVLHELGHIQRKDLWLRLTADITCAMHWYNPLVWWMKSRLLTQCEYACDARVIASGANPKTYIHALCDVVESAYRATPSPCPAGVCAMADHAPLRMRVNRLLQGHRVRSPWLAVVAAVITIATSLGMTMVRPALKNQAGSSVPSSPGLQYSQEEIDLRHSANPFPEH, encoded by the coding sequence ATGGCTCTTTTACTGACCAGTATTTTGATTTCGTTGCTAGCTGCGCTGTGGGTGTGGATGGCTGGTAGGAAGGACCCGCGGGGACGGCCATGGTTAACGGGGTTGTGTATGGGTATGTTGTTAGTGTTGCCGTTGATGACCCTGCTGCCCAAGTTTCATTGGGAACTCGTGGCTGTGGGGGATAGCTTGGCTCAGAGCCTGCACCGGGATGGCAGCCAATGGGGGGTGGTGGCATGGTTGTTGGTTGCCTGGTCCGTGGGTGCCGGTTTGATGGCTGTGCGTTTAATCCGCAGGCAGCGTCTGTTAGTCAGATGGGTGGCCGATAGTGCACCCGCTGACTGCCGGGAGTGGAAGAGCTGTATGGCTCAATGTGTTTCGATGTTGGGGATGAAGTCCTTGCCCGCGCTACGTGTTAAGATGGATCTGAACTCTCCCGTGGTGACCGGTTTGTTCAAGCCTGTGGTTTTATTTCCGCCGTCGGCGCAGCAATGGCCGGAAGAGACGGTGAAAATGGCCGTGCTGCATGAACTCGGTCATATTCAGCGAAAAGATTTATGGCTTAGGCTGACCGCGGACATCACCTGTGCCATGCATTGGTATAATCCCCTGGTATGGTGGATGAAGTCGCGGCTGCTTACCCAATGTGAATACGCTTGTGATGCACGGGTGATTGCTTCCGGGGCGAACCCGAAGACCTACATCCATGCGTTGTGTGATGTGGTGGAAAGTGCATACCGGGCTACCCCAAGCCCCTGTCCAGCCGGCGTTTGTGCCATGGCCGACCACGCACCACTGAGGATGAGGGTCAACCGCTTGCTCCAGGGGCATCGTGTGCGTAGCCCGTGGCTTGCGGTTGTGGCGGCGGTAATAACCATTGCGACATCCCTGGGGATGACGATGGTGCGACCGGCATTGAAAAACCAGGCGGGTTCATCGGTACCGTCATCCCCCGGCTTACAGTATAGCCAGGAGGAAATCGACCTGCGCCATTCGGCAAACCCATTCCCGGAACACTAA
- a CDS encoding transglutaminase domain-containing protein yields the protein MSTSPPRLLAGASLLFWGYLTEHLVAGVLAAVLLEARSWLGLRWDFKRESYIKAWQFSILCGAFIAILAWMNGMKVGKIHTLFVWAPLIILPVELAQRYGNAKTIPLNTFSFFARKKMEQDIEYGRNISPRMINTGYPYMAVVVLATAMASRNELYHFIGLALVLGTSLYSYMRKAGFRPWAWITAFLLVLTLSYLGQWGMFKLYNYYVDGEGGDSSRHTSANEATTSIGRLGRLKLSPRIFWRMKVVEGNTPTLLRTATYNQYFRARWSHEFRHMADSDYDEFGYRRYSEAVDATEDDRDIRWFTKDEPVLSEQAPITIIGEVDAKVEENPLPLPHFFLAIGDLDAEADIECNSLGTVRMANPNYNVVEYAIWLGDTSSTEDPPDPEPDQKKNLDLSIPHQEQNALQRVCHQLDLYNQNLSTRDKISKLRHFFNTEFKYSTHLNTPHIDRAKRQSAVGIFLETTRSGHCEYFATSTAMLLRETGVPARYCVGFSVNERDHDRDEWVMRGTHAHAWCRVWIEEANQQGKIEGHWEDVDLTPAAWESMDTAHIGQWQQKLSDWWQRFREDFLIWRTRETNKNKVYVVVAIIITLLVLWISWRLWQSRQRQTRSKQARYRRPKDSPVTPLHRLERLAAKKIGARPDGSPLCDWLQGLLQVDHPAKQALESSLIPAIRIHSIIRFDPKGASPEHHQELADLCIKLKDGIKQLPSRQN from the coding sequence ATGTCCACCTCCCCTCCCAGACTGCTTGCCGGTGCGTCCCTGCTCTTTTGGGGCTACCTCACCGAGCATCTGGTTGCGGGGGTGCTTGCAGCCGTCCTGCTGGAGGCCCGATCGTGGCTGGGGCTGCGCTGGGACTTCAAACGGGAATCCTATATCAAGGCGTGGCAGTTCTCCATTTTGTGTGGCGCCTTCATCGCCATCCTGGCGTGGATGAACGGTATGAAAGTAGGTAAAATCCATACCCTGTTTGTCTGGGCCCCGCTGATCATCCTGCCCGTGGAGCTTGCCCAGCGCTATGGCAACGCGAAAACAATCCCCCTGAACACCTTTTCCTTTTTTGCCCGGAAAAAAATGGAGCAGGATATTGAGTATGGTCGCAACATCTCACCTCGGATGATCAACACGGGATACCCCTATATGGCTGTGGTCGTCCTGGCCACGGCCATGGCTAGCAGAAACGAACTCTATCACTTTATCGGCCTCGCCCTGGTGTTAGGAACAAGCCTATACTCCTATATGCGGAAAGCAGGTTTCCGGCCCTGGGCATGGATCACCGCCTTTCTACTGGTCCTCACACTGTCCTACCTCGGCCAGTGGGGAATGTTCAAACTCTACAATTACTACGTCGATGGGGAGGGCGGCGACTCCAGCCGTCACACTTCGGCCAATGAAGCAACAACCAGCATCGGCAGGCTCGGTCGCCTCAAGCTTAGCCCACGCATTTTCTGGCGAATGAAGGTCGTGGAGGGCAACACCCCCACCCTGCTGCGCACCGCCACCTACAACCAGTATTTCCGTGCCCGATGGAGCCATGAATTCAGGCACATGGCCGACAGTGATTACGATGAGTTTGGCTACCGGCGCTACTCTGAGGCTGTCGATGCCACCGAGGACGATCGCGACATCCGGTGGTTTACCAAAGATGAACCGGTCTTATCCGAGCAAGCACCCATCACCATCATTGGGGAAGTCGATGCCAAGGTGGAGGAAAACCCCTTGCCCCTGCCCCATTTTTTCCTCGCGATTGGCGACCTCGATGCCGAGGCCGACATCGAATGCAACTCACTCGGGACGGTCCGAATGGCTAACCCCAACTACAACGTCGTGGAATATGCTATCTGGCTGGGTGACACCTCCAGCACGGAAGATCCACCCGACCCTGAACCGGACCAAAAAAAGAACCTCGATCTGAGCATCCCCCATCAGGAACAGAATGCCCTGCAGCGCGTGTGTCATCAGCTCGACCTCTATAATCAAAACCTCAGCACCCGTGATAAAATCAGTAAGCTCAGGCACTTTTTTAACACCGAGTTCAAATACAGCACCCACCTGAACACACCTCATATCGATCGCGCCAAACGTCAGTCGGCTGTCGGTATTTTCCTCGAAACAACACGTTCCGGTCACTGTGAGTATTTTGCCACCTCGACGGCGATGCTGCTCAGGGAAACCGGTGTACCGGCCCGCTACTGCGTCGGGTTCTCCGTCAACGAGCGTGATCACGACCGCGACGAGTGGGTGATGCGTGGCACCCATGCCCACGCATGGTGCCGGGTGTGGATCGAAGAGGCAAACCAACAAGGCAAGATCGAGGGCCACTGGGAGGATGTCGATCTCACCCCAGCGGCGTGGGAGTCCATGGATACTGCGCACATCGGACAATGGCAGCAAAAGCTATCCGACTGGTGGCAACGATTCCGCGAGGATTTTCTCATCTGGCGGACCAGGGAGACTAACAAAAACAAGGTTTATGTGGTTGTTGCCATTATCATCACGCTGCTTGTCCTCTGGATTTCATGGCGGCTATGGCAGTCACGCCAACGACAGACGCGGTCGAAACAGGCACGCTACCGACGCCCGAAAGATTCACCCGTCACGCCCCTTCACAGGTTAGAGCGGCTGGCTGCAAAAAAAATAGGTGCACGCCCCGATGGAAGCCCGCTCTGCGACTGGCTACAAGGGCTCCTGCAAGTGGATCATCCGGCCAAACAGGCATTGGAATCATCTCTGATACCTGCCATCAGGATCCACTCCATCATCCGGTTTGATCCCAAGGGGGCATCACCCGAGCACCATCAGGAACTCGCGGATTTATGCATCAAACTCAAGGATGGGATCAAACAGCTTCCTTCCCGACAAAATTAG